The Leptolyngbya sp. CCY15150 nucleotide sequence GGCGATGGCAGAGCGGTTGCTGGCACCAGAGCCATCAGACCCCGTCTCAGATAATGAGCAAGAGTTCCCAGGCTTTCCGCCTCTTGAAGACTTCAGCTTTGATGTTGCGACTGTGATTGAGGATGTAGAAGAACCACCCTCTTTTCCAAATATCCCAACCCTTCAACGTTTGTATAGCCACGCTGCTACTCTACAGCGGGTGGGTCGGAGATGGGAGATCACCTATCAACTTGCTTCAGGCTGGCACTATGTCGAACAGTTACCGAAAAAAATATCCATAGAGATGGTGGCGATTCCCAGTGGACGATTTCTCATGGGATCGCCTGAGGGCGAAGGCGAGGATAGAGAACGCCCGCAGCATGAAGTTACTGTTCCTCCCTTCTTCATGGGTCGCTATCCCATCACCCAGGCTCAGTGGTGGGCCGTGGCAGTGATGCCCAAGGTAAAGCAAGATCTAGAGACAGATCCCTCCCGTTTCAAAGGTAATACGCGTCCGGTGGAGCGTGTGACTTGGCAGGATGCCATAGAGTTTTGTGCTCGTCTCTCTGTTCATACGGGGCGATCCTATAGCCTGCCTAGTGAAGCGGAGTGGGAATATGCCTGTCGAGCTGGAACCACTACCCCGTTTCATTTTGGTGAAACCATCAGCCCTAAGGTGGCTAACTATGACGGCACTCGGATTTATGGTGATGGCCCTAAGGGAGAGTATCGAAAAGAAACAACTCCGGTGGGGCAGTTCGAAGTGGCCAACGCCTTTGGCCTGTGCGACATGCATGGAAATGTGTGGGAATGGTGTTTAGATTCCTGGCATGGAAATTATGAGGGAGCGCCGACGGATGGAAGCGCCTGGGATGCAGATGGTGCAAGGGATAGACGCGTTAGACGTGGCGGGTCTTGGGGCATCAATCCTAGGTTTTGCCGGTCTGCGTACTGCAACTATGACATCCCCGTGGTTCGCTTCAACGACTTCGGTTTTCGTGTGGTCTGCCACGTCTAAGACACTCTCTCGCAGTGGGAGGAGCTTGGTAGGGCAACCATCGCGAACCCCACCTATAACCTCGACTTCTACGGTGTTAATCATATTCCTTTGCTTCCCCCATGACCCAATTCGCCATTCATCAACAAACCAAAATCAATCGTCGGTTCTTTGAAGATCTCGGGAACGATATTCGCCTAGAAATGGTTCTCATCCCCAGCGGCACCTTCCTCATGGGATCCCCAGACGATGAACTGGAACGGAGAGACAGTGAGGGGCCCCAACATCTTGTTACCATGCCGACCTTTTTCATGGGCCGCTATCCCATTACTCAAGAGCAGTGGCGGGCCGTGGCAGTGATGTCTAGAGTAGAGCGTGATCTAGATCCGGCTCCTTCAGAGTTCAAGGGTGATATGCATCCGGTTGAACGGGTGTCTTGGGAGGATGCGATGGAGTTTTGCGCTCGGCTTTCTGCCTTCACAGGGCGATCCTATAGCCTGCCCAGTGAAGCGGAGTGGGAATATGCCTGTCGAGCTGGAACCACAACTCCGTTCCACTTTGGTGAAACAATAAGCCCTAAAGTAGCGAATTATGACGGCAATTACCTCTATGCCAGGAACCCTGAAGTAGTCCGCTATGACGGAAGCTCTACCTATGGCGACGCTTCCCCAAAAACATATCGCAAAAAAACAACGCTGGTAGGATATTTTGGGGTGTCTAATGCCTTTGGTCTGTGTGATATGCACGGAAATGTGTGCGAATGGTGTTTGGATCCTTGGCACGATAACTACGAAGGCGCGCCAATGGATGGAAGTGTCTGGAATTCTGATGAGCAGAAAGACATACGCGTTTTACGTGGTGGATCTTGGCTCAACAAACCGAGGAGTTGTCGATCTGCAAACCGTGACTATGTCAACCCTGCGTCCCACTACGACTATAATGTCGGGTTTCGGATTGTCTGTCACATCCGAGGCACTCCCTAGCCCTCTGCTCTTTTGCCCTCTTGCCCTTTGCTGGCGCGAAGCGCCTAAAATTTTTTGGGGATAGTGCCAGGTGAGCAATGGCTGATGGATCGCCCTCAAGGAGACGACTCTGTTTATAGTAGGGGAGTGATTGTACGGTTTTTGACCCCACTCCTTCTCCCCAAGCCACTATGACTGGAGCCTATCCCGCCATCCTCCGCCACCTGAATACGGGTCAATCGAGTGATCCGGTTTATACCCTGTCGCCAGACTTCACCGTCGGACGCGAGCCAAAACTCTGCCAGCTCGTCCTAGACTCCGCCCGCTATGGCGAAGTCTCTCGCCAGCACCTGAAGTTTCAAGCTATCGCTGACGTTGATGGAGCGGCATGGCAGGCCTGCGATCTGAATAGCGCCAACGGCACCTACATCAATCAACAGCCCTTGGTGGGCTGCCAGACCCTGCAAACGGGCGATCGCATTCGGCTGGGACGCAACGGGCCAGAATTTATCTTCGAAGCAACCACCACACCCAGAGGAACCGTACCCTCTGGCAACCGCCGCACCGGCAACGCGGGCACCACCCGCCCTCCCGTGCCAGCCCCCGTGGTCTCCCAAGCCGACACCGATGCCCTCAGCCTCAGCCAGCTCCTGCCCATCGTGTCCAAAGGTCGCGAACTCAGCAGCAAAGCCTACCTCATCCCCGGTGTGATTACCGTATCCTTCGTGGTACTCCTGTTTCTCGCCAACGGCGTACCGGAGTTATTCAACCCAGTCTTAGCGCTTTACGTCTCTAGCGGAGCCTGCTACTTTGTCTATTTGCTCTGCGGCAAGACAAAACCCTGGTGGCTGCTGGTCGGCTCTGCCCTCATGACCGTCGTCCTGCTCCTGAGTCCAGTTTTACCATTATTTATCTTAGTATTTCGAAGCATCTTGCCCGGCAGCATTCCGCAAAATATTGAATCCATTGGCTTCATGGAACTGCTCGTGCGTATGTTCTTTGGCGCTGGCTTGATGGAAGAGTTGCTGAAAGCCATTCCTATTTTTCTAGGCGTTGCCCTAGGTCATCGGCTGCGATCGCCCCAGCGAGAACGGTGGGGCGTACTGGAACCGTTGGACGGCATTTTAATCGGCGTGGCATCAGCGGCCGGATTTACCCTGATCGAGACCCTGGGGCAATATGTACCCGATATTATTAACAGTGTTTCCATGCAGGGTGGGCAAGACCTAGGACAGCTTGTGGGTCTGCATCTACTGATTCCCCGCATTCTAGGTTCGATCGCGGGACATATGGCCTACAGTGGCTACTTTGGTTATTTTATTGGACTCAGTGTCCTCAAACCCCGCAGTCGCTGGACGATTCTCGCCATTGGTTACCTAAGTTCATCCTTGCTCCATGCTCTCTGGAATGCGATCGGTATTCTTAGCTTTTTCCTGTTAGCCGTGATTGGCGTCCTGTCCTATGCCTTCTTGGGCGCAGCGATCCTCAAGGCCAGAGAACTATCGCCAACGCGATCGCAGAATTTCGCCACCCGAGTTAGTCGCATACCTTAGAGTAGATGACTCGTCGCACCATCTTATCTTAATGCGTTACGCTGACGCTTTAGCGAAGCCATGCCGCAGGCTATACGCACTCTAAGCATTCTACTAGGATGGGCGAAGGATGGCTTTGGGCCAGGTGAAGTAAATGGTGCAGCCTTCTTGCTCCTGGGATTTGAGCCAAATACTGCATCCTTCAGCTTCAATGATTTTTTTGACAATGGCTAGACCGATGCCGGTACTTTCATTCACATCTCGTGATTTAAGGGTTTGGAAAATGGTGAAGATCTTGCTGTGATATTTGGGATCAATGCCAGGGCCATCGTCAGCGATCGCAAACTCGTAGGTGGTTTCCAACTCTTTAATATGGATAAAAATATTCCCATCATTACGATGGTGGTGTTGGATGGCATTGCTGATCAAGTTGGCCAACACTTGGCGTAGTAGCAGTCGCTTGGTTGTGAAGGTAGGAATGGTGGGCGGTAGATGGAGGATAAATGTTGGAAGAGGATCTAGAAGATCGATTACCTCTAGCAGCAGATCGTTGAGGTTGATTGTTTCTTCTTGAATCTCAATGCGTCCGACGCGAGAATATTCCAACAATCCATTAATCAAGGCCTCCATGCGATGAACCCGTCCGCGCAGGAGCTGCATTTGCCGTTGATTTTCTAGCGGTAGCTTATCTCCTAGATCTTCTTCGATCCATTCTGATAAGTTAGCGATCGCCCTCAGGGGAGCTTTTAGATCATGGGATGAAACATAGGCAAACTGATCCAGTTCTTCGTTGCGATGTTTGAGTAAGGCAGTCGTGCGAGATAGCAACGCATTGATATAGGTCAGTTCCTCAGCCCGTTCTCGCAACGCAATTTCCGATCGCTTACGTTCACTAATATCTTCAATGACGGCTAAGAGATACTGCACCTGCTCCGTGCGATCGTCGTTGTCTATAGATGACTGGAGCCATGCCTGGATGCTCACGTCGGCTGGATAAGCACTGCGCACGGCTGAAGCCGTAATTTTGACCCAGATCCGTGATCCATCGTGGCGCACATACTCTTTTTCCAGGTTGCAGGTTTCTGCCTCTCCCTGAAATAATTGATCAATAATTTGGCGATCGCGCTCTAGGTATTCCGGCGGCGTCACGTCTTGATACCTCTGCGCCATCAACTCATCTCGGCTATAGCCCAAAATGTTGCATAGGGTTTGGTTGACCCGCAGCCACTGTCCTTGGCGTGATACATGGGCAATGCCCACCGCCGCCTGCTCAAAGGTAGCGCGGAAGCGTTCTTCACTATCTTTGATAGCCAACTCTGCCTGTTTGCGATCGCTGATGTCGGTAATGGTGCCAATGTAGCCCACAACTTCCCCAGCTTCATTGGTTTGGGGAATAGCCTGACCCAGTACCCAGGTGACGGTTTGGTCGTCGCGCAGAAAGCGATACTCTAGCTGAAAAGGTAGTTGCGCCTGCACACAGCGCTGCCATTCTGCCACAACCCGATCGCGATCAATGGGATGTAGCGCCGCCGCCCACTGGGAACCCGACGCCTCCGGCGTATGCACACCCGTGATGGCACACCAACTCTGGTTGACATATAGCCGATTCCCTTGGTGGTCGGTGCGGAAAACGCCCACCGGCAAGAGCTTCGCTAGGGTTTCATAGCGGCGATCGCTCTCCCGCAAAGACTGCTCCATCAGCCGGTGTTCCGTAATATCTTCAAACCCCAACCCCACACAGCGGTTGGGTAAGGGAAAGACCTGCACGCGGTAGATGCCGACCGTTGTTGTTGTGCTGTAGTAGGATTCAGCGCGATGAGAACTGGTGCGTCCGGTGCAGGCGATCGCTGCGTAGTGGTTGAGCAACGTTGGATCTTGCCGCA carries:
- a CDS encoding formylglycine-generating enzyme family protein; protein product: MTQFAIHQQTKINRRFFEDLGNDIRLEMVLIPSGTFLMGSPDDELERRDSEGPQHLVTMPTFFMGRYPITQEQWRAVAVMSRVERDLDPAPSEFKGDMHPVERVSWEDAMEFCARLSAFTGRSYSLPSEAEWEYACRAGTTTPFHFGETISPKVANYDGNYLYARNPEVVRYDGSSTYGDASPKTYRKKTTLVGYFGVSNAFGLCDMHGNVCEWCLDPWHDNYEGAPMDGSVWNSDEQKDIRVLRGGSWLNKPRSCRSANRDYVNPASHYDYNVGFRIVCHIRGTP
- a CDS encoding PrsW family glutamic-type intramembrane protease yields the protein MTGAYPAILRHLNTGQSSDPVYTLSPDFTVGREPKLCQLVLDSARYGEVSRQHLKFQAIADVDGAAWQACDLNSANGTYINQQPLVGCQTLQTGDRIRLGRNGPEFIFEATTTPRGTVPSGNRRTGNAGTTRPPVPAPVVSQADTDALSLSQLLPIVSKGRELSSKAYLIPGVITVSFVVLLFLANGVPELFNPVLALYVSSGACYFVYLLCGKTKPWWLLVGSALMTVVLLLSPVLPLFILVFRSILPGSIPQNIESIGFMELLVRMFFGAGLMEELLKAIPIFLGVALGHRLRSPQRERWGVLEPLDGILIGVASAAGFTLIETLGQYVPDIINSVSMQGGQDLGQLVGLHLLIPRILGSIAGHMAYSGYFGYFIGLSVLKPRSRWTILAIGYLSSSLLHALWNAIGILSFFLLAVIGVLSYAFLGAAILKARELSPTRSQNFATRVSRIP
- a CDS encoding PAS domain-containing sensor histidine kinase; translated protein: MQPNYRDLPFPHDVGHMDLCSEVVRNIQLGLTIWHLPEPNDPTSLELVAFNPAAVHVTGVPLNQRVGDRLVDCFPDLVRQDPTLLNHYAAIACTGRTSSHRAESYYSTTTTVGIYRVQVFPLPNRCVGLGFEDITEHRLMEQSLRESDRRYETLAKLLPVGVFRTDHQGNRLYVNQSWCAITGVHTPEASGSQWAAALHPIDRDRVVAEWQRCVQAQLPFQLEYRFLRDDQTVTWVLGQAIPQTNEAGEVVGYIGTITDISDRKQAELAIKDSEERFRATFEQAAVGIAHVSRQGQWLRVNQTLCNILGYSRDELMAQRYQDVTPPEYLERDRQIIDQLFQGEAETCNLEKEYVRHDGSRIWVKITASAVRSAYPADVSIQAWLQSSIDNDDRTEQVQYLLAVIEDISERKRSEIALRERAEELTYINALLSRTTALLKHRNEELDQFAYVSSHDLKAPLRAIANLSEWIEEDLGDKLPLENQRQMQLLRGRVHRMEALINGLLEYSRVGRIEIQEETINLNDLLLEVIDLLDPLPTFILHLPPTIPTFTTKRLLLRQVLANLISNAIQHHHRNDGNIFIHIKELETTYEFAIADDGPGIDPKYHSKIFTIFQTLKSRDVNESTGIGLAIVKKIIEAEGCSIWLKSQEQEGCTIYFTWPKAILRPS